The Hyphococcus flavus genome contains a region encoding:
- a CDS encoding YicC/YloC family endoribonuclease, translating to MKSTLASMTGFARADGAHDRWRWNWEVRTVNARGLEWRCRVPSGYEGLDPSLRKALKNKITRGSFNASLTISSSTDAPQYRINEAMLANVLGMIEKLRSDGAYAQPQPEGVLAIRGVVEPMDEALEEKERNDLFADILASFEKAVDDLVNVRRKEGEALAGVLASQLDQIEDFTGKAAALAASTPDAIKSRIEAQLTELLSEGKIPEDRLAQEAALLAVKADIREELDRLASHVEMARSLLQKNAPVGRELDFLTQEFNREANTLCSKAQDMELKRIGLDLKRVIDQLREQVQNVE from the coding sequence GTGAAATCCACGCTCGCATCTATGACCGGCTTTGCCCGGGCCGACGGCGCCCACGACCGCTGGCGGTGGAATTGGGAGGTTAGGACCGTCAATGCGCGCGGACTTGAATGGCGATGCCGCGTGCCATCAGGTTACGAGGGGCTTGATCCGTCATTAAGAAAAGCGCTGAAAAACAAGATCACGCGCGGATCGTTCAATGCAAGCTTGACTATTTCATCGAGCACCGATGCGCCTCAATACCGAATAAATGAGGCGATGCTGGCGAACGTGTTGGGCATGATTGAGAAGTTGCGAAGCGATGGCGCCTATGCACAGCCGCAGCCCGAAGGCGTGCTTGCCATTCGCGGCGTTGTCGAACCGATGGACGAAGCGTTAGAAGAAAAAGAGCGGAATGATCTGTTTGCCGATATCCTTGCTTCGTTTGAAAAAGCTGTCGATGATTTGGTGAACGTGCGGCGTAAAGAAGGTGAGGCGCTAGCCGGCGTGTTGGCGTCACAGCTCGATCAGATTGAGGATTTCACCGGCAAGGCGGCGGCGCTTGCGGCATCAACGCCGGACGCCATCAAATCGCGTATAGAAGCGCAATTGACCGAACTATTGTCCGAAGGGAAAATCCCAGAAGACCGGTTGGCGCAGGAAGCGGCGTTGCTGGCGGTCAAAGCTGACATACGAGAAGAGCTTGATCGGCTGGCGTCGCATGTCGAGATGGCGCGGTCATTATTGCAAAAAAATGCGCCGGTCGGCCGCGAGCTTGATTTTCTGACGCAGGAATTCAATCGCGAGGCCAATACGCTTTGTTCAAAAGCACAGGATATGGAATTGAAGCGCATTGGTCTCGACCTGAAGCGCGTGATCGATCAGCTACGCGAGCAGGTGCAAAATGTTGAATAA
- a CDS encoding winged helix-turn-helix domain-containing protein: MLTISNRDARRLWLTRQGLAAQPTGALDQAGLMAIIDGLGFVQLDTIRIIARAHDHILWSRNQNYRESMLDDLVKDRLAFEHFTHDASVLPMEYYPYWRRQFGRMIEKITKSRWGAFMPPKKERDKIYNRVAAEGPLCSGDFKAAPGASRKEGWARPPHKFVLDGLWYGGELATCHRRNFIKYYAVREKVIPPKMLNNTVSDARAVEWLCSGALERMGFATAGDIQRYWDAVSLDEVKAWLKKRKSQLMEVKVTCADGAHFHAFAPCDIKERIDQLKAPTSRLRLLNPFDPVVRDRNRLQRLFGFDYRNEMFTPAAKRQYGYYIYPILEGERMIGRIEAKADRKKETITVDNVWWETKVKATAARLKKLDAELDRMGRFVGCGKVARKAGNR; the protein is encoded by the coding sequence ATGTTGACGATTTCCAATCGGGATGCGCGCAGGCTGTGGCTGACGCGCCAGGGGCTTGCTGCGCAACCAACCGGCGCGCTCGATCAGGCGGGGCTCATGGCGATCATCGACGGGCTCGGTTTCGTGCAGCTCGATACGATCCGCATTATCGCCCGCGCGCATGATCATATTCTGTGGTCGCGCAACCAGAATTACCGCGAAAGCATGCTCGACGATCTGGTGAAGGACCGGCTGGCGTTTGAGCATTTCACCCATGACGCGTCGGTGCTGCCAATGGAATATTATCCCTATTGGCGCCGCCAGTTTGGCCGCATGATCGAAAAGATCACAAAAAGCCGCTGGGGCGCGTTCATGCCGCCAAAAAAAGAACGCGATAAAATCTACAACCGCGTGGCGGCGGAAGGGCCATTGTGTTCCGGCGACTTCAAAGCCGCGCCGGGCGCAAGCCGTAAGGAAGGGTGGGCGCGTCCGCCGCACAAGTTTGTGCTCGACGGGCTGTGGTACGGCGGCGAGCTTGCCACCTGTCATCGCCGCAATTTCATTAAGTATTATGCCGTGCGGGAAAAGGTGATCCCGCCGAAAATGCTGAACAATACGGTGAGTGATGCGCGCGCGGTAGAATGGCTGTGTTCTGGCGCGCTCGAGCGTATGGGCTTCGCAACCGCCGGCGACATTCAGCGTTACTGGGATGCCGTCTCGCTCGATGAAGTGAAGGCGTGGCTAAAAAAGCGCAAGAGCCAGTTGATGGAAGTTAAGGTGACCTGCGCCGACGGCGCGCATTTTCATGCCTTTGCGCCCTGCGATATTAAAGAACGGATTGATCAGTTGAAAGCGCCGACGAGCCGCTTGCGTCTGCTTAACCCTTTCGATCCGGTGGTTCGCGACCGCAACCGTTTGCAGCGGCTTTTCGGGTTTGATTACAGGAATGAGATGTTCACGCCCGCCGCGAAACGTCAGTATGGGTATTACATCTATCCGATTCTGGAGGGCGAGCGCATGATCGGCCGTATCGAGGCGAAAGCCGACCGTAAAAAAGAAACCATCACTGTCGATAACGTCTGGTGGGAAACGAAAGTAAAAGCGACGGCGGCGCGCCTGAAAAAACTCGACGCGGAACTCGACCGGATGGGAAGATTTGTCGGATGCGGTAAAGTGGCAAGAAAAGCAGGCAATCGATAG
- a CDS encoding PaaI family thioesterase produces MKRDLREIFERITGTGFTKASGFKVRDFEEGKVTLEAAPKEELTQFMGYVHAGVVTGLADHAAGAAYASTLPEGKACLTIELKINLMKPAEGDMLAAEARVISAGGTIGVVQSDVYGETDGKRVHCATALVTLRAIAIG; encoded by the coding sequence ATGAAACGAGATTTGAGAGAAATATTCGAACGGATCACCGGCACGGGCTTTACGAAAGCCTCCGGTTTCAAGGTGCGCGACTTCGAAGAAGGCAAAGTCACGCTGGAAGCGGCGCCTAAGGAAGAACTCACCCAGTTCATGGGCTATGTGCATGCCGGCGTCGTTACGGGGCTTGCCGATCACGCGGCTGGAGCGGCCTACGCCTCCACCCTGCCCGAGGGCAAGGCGTGCCTCACCATCGAACTCAAGATCAACCTGATGAAACCGGCCGAGGGCGATATGCTCGCAGCGGAAGCACGCGTCATCTCCGCCGGCGGCACGATCGGCGTCGTGCAGTCGGATGTCTATGGCGAAACGGACGGCAAGCGCGTTCATTGCGCCACGGCGCTCGTGACGTTACGCGCCATAGCCATCGGCTGA
- the gmk gene encoding guanylate kinase: MLGGDLSVARRGLMFILSSPSGAGKTTLADRLLASDNNLTLSISATTRQRRPGEAHGKDYYFVSEEEFTRMRENAEFLESANVFGHHYGTPRSLVEDTLRQGKDVLFDIDWQGAQQLDEVAGEDVVKVFILPPSREELEARLRKRAQDPEDVVQKRMAKADSEMSHWAEYDYVIINYDLDESEELLRSILFAERLKRRRQIGLAAIVKDMIGDG; encoded by the coding sequence ATGCTTGGCGGAGATTTAAGCGTCGCCCGCAGGGGCCTCATGTTCATTCTTTCAAGCCCCTCTGGCGCCGGGAAAACAACGCTTGCTGATCGATTGCTCGCCAGCGACAACAACCTGACTTTATCGATTTCGGCAACAACCCGTCAGCGCCGCCCGGGCGAGGCGCACGGCAAGGATTATTACTTCGTTTCCGAAGAAGAGTTCACGCGCATGCGTGAAAATGCCGAGTTTCTGGAATCCGCCAATGTCTTCGGTCATCACTACGGTACGCCGCGCAGCCTTGTCGAAGATACGTTACGGCAAGGGAAGGATGTTCTGTTCGATATCGACTGGCAAGGCGCGCAACAGCTCGACGAAGTCGCAGGCGAAGATGTCGTCAAGGTTTTCATCCTGCCGCCATCGCGCGAAGAGCTGGAGGCACGCTTGCGCAAGCGCGCGCAGGACCCTGAGGATGTCGTTCAAAAACGAATGGCGAAAGCCGACTCCGAAATGTCCCATTGGGCTGAGTATGACTACGTCATCATCAATTATGATCTCGACGAGTCCGAGGAGCTCTTGCGCTCGATTTTATTCGCCGAGCGCTTGAAACGCCGCCGCCAGATCGGTCTTGCCGCGATAGTCAAAGACATGATCGGCGACGGGTGA
- the carB gene encoding carbamoyl-phosphate synthase large subunit yields MPKRTDLSSILIIGAGPIVIGQACEFDYSGVQAVKALKEEGYRVILVNSNPATIMTDPELADATYVEPITPEYVEKVIARERPDALLPTMGGQTALNCALDLEQAGVLEKYGVEMIGARADVIEKAEDREKFRTAMEKIGLENPRSAIAGSPPIKDEAGKIVGYDRASGVANALKFLDDIGLPAIIRPAFTLGGTGGGVAYNREEFEQFVRSGIDASPVGQVLIDESLLGWKEYEMEVVRDKADNCVIICSIENVDPMGVHTGDSITVAPALTLTDKEFQIMRNASIAVMREIGVETGGSNVQFAVNPDNGRLVVIEMNPRVSRSSALASKATGFPIARIAAKLAIGYTLDELDNDITGATPAAFEPTIDYIVTKIPRFAFEKFPGSEPMLSTAMKSVGEAMAIGRTFAESAQKALRSLETGLCGFDPIAVPGLGEGDDLNAFRAALAAPTPDRLRVTAQAFRHELPIEQVRAITQYDPWFLEQIAEIVTMEKRIEADGLPSDAETLRAVKAMGFSDKRLSQLCGATEKQVRDFRRERDVTPVFKRIDTCAAEFAAKTPYMYSAYETSFGEQPQCESAPSDRKKVIILGGGPNRIGQGIEFDYCCCHAAFALADIGVESIMVNCNPETVSTDYDTSDRLYFEPLTAEDVLEIVGKERESGKLLGVIVQYGGQTPLKLAGILESEGVPILGTPYDAIDLAEDRERFQGLVNKLGLLQPKNATAPSKEKAAEIAGEVGYPLVTRPSYVLGGRAMEIVRDETALKHYLATALIEISDDEPLLLDQYLQNAIEVDVDAISDGEDVFIAGVMEHIEEAGVHSGDSACSLPPYTLSENIIAELKDQTRRLALELGVIGLMNVQYAIKGETIFLLEVNPRASRTVPFVAKSVGLPVARIAAKVMAGQKIKDLNLVWPEYTHMSVKEVVFPFSRFPGVDTMLGPEMRSTGEVMGIDVNFDRARAKSLIASGARIPMSGCVFISLKDSDKPLMVSAAKSLLEIGFKIVATGGTADYLQAQGLDISRVNKVLEGRPHIVDALKNGEINMVFNTTEGAQSIKDSRSIRTTSLAQKIPCITTCAGARAAVRAIEAMREGALEVAPLQSYFRD; encoded by the coding sequence ATGCCGAAACGTACTGACCTTTCTTCCATCCTCATCATTGGCGCTGGCCCGATCGTCATCGGACAGGCTTGCGAGTTCGATTATTCAGGCGTTCAGGCCGTCAAAGCCCTCAAAGAAGAAGGCTACCGGGTCATTCTGGTGAATTCGAACCCGGCGACGATCATGACCGACCCGGAGCTCGCCGACGCCACCTATGTGGAACCGATCACGCCGGAATATGTGGAAAAAGTCATCGCCCGCGAGCGTCCCGATGCGCTGCTCCCGACGATGGGCGGACAGACGGCGCTCAACTGCGCGCTCGATCTCGAACAGGCAGGCGTTCTCGAAAAATACGGCGTTGAGATGATCGGCGCCCGCGCCGACGTCATTGAAAAAGCCGAGGACCGCGAAAAGTTCCGTACGGCGATGGAAAAGATCGGGCTGGAGAACCCGCGCTCGGCCATTGCAGGATCACCGCCCATAAAAGACGAGGCCGGCAAGATTGTCGGCTACGATCGCGCCAGCGGCGTCGCCAACGCGCTTAAGTTTCTTGATGACATTGGCCTGCCTGCGATTATCCGTCCTGCGTTCACCCTCGGGGGCACAGGCGGCGGCGTCGCCTATAACCGTGAGGAGTTCGAACAATTTGTGCGTTCAGGCATCGACGCCTCACCCGTAGGTCAGGTGCTGATCGACGAAAGCCTTCTCGGCTGGAAAGAATACGAGATGGAAGTTGTTCGCGACAAGGCGGACAATTGCGTCATCATCTGTTCCATTGAAAACGTCGACCCCATGGGCGTTCATACGGGCGATTCCATCACCGTTGCGCCCGCCCTGACGCTGACGGACAAAGAGTTTCAGATCATGCGCAACGCCTCCATCGCCGTCATGCGCGAGATCGGCGTTGAGACCGGCGGATCGAATGTGCAGTTCGCGGTCAATCCGGATAACGGCCGCCTTGTGGTCATTGAGATGAACCCGCGCGTGTCGCGTTCCTCCGCCCTCGCTTCAAAAGCGACAGGCTTTCCCATCGCGCGCATCGCCGCAAAGCTCGCTATCGGCTACACGCTCGACGAGTTGGACAACGACATAACCGGCGCGACGCCAGCGGCGTTTGAGCCGACTATCGATTATATCGTCACCAAAATTCCACGCTTTGCCTTTGAAAAATTTCCGGGCTCCGAGCCCATGCTCTCGACAGCGATGAAGTCCGTGGGCGAGGCCATGGCCATCGGCCGGACCTTCGCGGAGTCGGCCCAAAAAGCATTGCGTTCCCTTGAAACCGGGCTTTGCGGGTTCGATCCCATCGCCGTTCCGGGCCTTGGCGAAGGCGACGACCTCAACGCGTTTCGTGCGGCGCTGGCCGCGCCCACGCCGGACCGGTTGCGCGTCACGGCGCAGGCGTTCCGTCATGAATTGCCCATCGAACAGGTGCGCGCCATTACCCAATACGATCCATGGTTTCTGGAACAGATTGCGGAAATCGTCACCATGGAAAAACGGATCGAAGCAGACGGACTGCCATCAGATGCTGAGACCTTGCGCGCCGTAAAAGCCATGGGCTTTTCCGACAAACGTCTTTCTCAACTCTGCGGCGCTACGGAAAAACAGGTCCGTGATTTCCGCCGCGAACGCGACGTCACACCTGTCTTTAAACGCATTGACACCTGTGCGGCTGAATTCGCAGCGAAAACGCCCTACATGTACTCCGCCTACGAAACATCTTTCGGCGAGCAACCACAATGTGAATCTGCGCCATCCGACCGGAAAAAAGTCATCATCCTCGGCGGCGGGCCGAACCGCATCGGCCAGGGCATCGAGTTTGACTATTGCTGCTGCCACGCAGCGTTCGCGCTTGCCGACATTGGCGTTGAATCAATCATGGTCAACTGCAATCCGGAAACAGTCTCGACAGACTATGACACATCGGACCGGCTCTATTTCGAACCGCTGACTGCAGAAGACGTTCTTGAGATCGTCGGCAAAGAACGGGAAAGTGGCAAACTTCTCGGCGTGATCGTTCAATATGGCGGCCAGACGCCGTTGAAACTCGCTGGCATCCTGGAATCCGAAGGCGTTCCCATTCTCGGCACGCCTTATGATGCTATCGATCTGGCGGAAGATCGCGAGCGATTTCAAGGGTTGGTCAACAAGCTCGGGCTTCTGCAACCCAAAAACGCCACCGCGCCATCAAAAGAAAAAGCGGCCGAGATAGCTGGCGAGGTCGGTTATCCTCTTGTAACCCGTCCATCATATGTCCTTGGCGGGCGCGCCATGGAAATCGTGCGTGATGAGACGGCGTTGAAACATTATCTTGCAACTGCCCTGATCGAAATCTCGGATGACGAGCCGCTCCTCCTCGATCAGTATTTGCAAAACGCCATAGAGGTCGATGTCGACGCTATCAGCGACGGCGAGGACGTATTTATCGCTGGCGTCATGGAACATATCGAAGAAGCCGGCGTGCATTCAGGCGACAGCGCTTGCTCGCTTCCGCCTTATACGCTTTCCGAAAATATCATTGCCGAACTAAAGGACCAGACAAGACGGCTGGCACTGGAACTTGGCGTGATCGGCCTCATGAATGTTCAGTACGCCATCAAGGGCGAAACAATATTCCTGCTCGAAGTTAATCCGCGCGCATCGCGCACTGTGCCGTTCGTCGCAAAATCGGTCGGCCTGCCCGTCGCGCGGATCGCCGCCAAAGTCATGGCGGGTCAAAAGATCAAGGACCTCAACCTTGTCTGGCCTGAATACACGCACATGTCCGTCAAGGAAGTCGTCTTCCCGTTTTCGCGTTTTCCCGGCGTTGATACCATGCTTGGTCCTGAAATGCGCTCGACAGGCGAGGTCATGGGCATCGACGTGAATTTCGACCGCGCCCGGGCCAAGAGCCTTATTGCTTCGGGCGCCCGCATTCCCATGAGCGGATGCGTGTTCATCTCACTGAAAGATTCAGACAAGCCATTGATGGTCAGCGCCGCGAAAAGTCTTCTCGAAATTGGCTTCAAAATCGTCGCAACCGGTGGGACGGCGGATTATCTTCAGGCTCAGGGCCTTGATATTTCTCGTGTCAATAAAGTGCTGGAGGGCCGGCCACACATCGTTGATGCGCTAAAGAACGGCGAGATCAATATGGTCTTCAACACCACCGAAGGCGCACAGTCGATCAAGGACTCACGCTCTATCCGGACGACATCACTGGCGCAGAAAATCCCCTGCATTACGACCTGCGCCGGCGCGCGCGCAGCCGTTCGCGCGATTGAGGCCATGCGCGAAGGCGCGCTCGAAGTTGCGCCATTACAGTCTTATTTTCGCGATTAA
- the greA gene encoding transcription elongation factor GreA gives MEKFPMTLGGYQKLEADLKKLKNEERPAVIQAIAEARAHGDLSENAEYHAAKDRQGWIESQIVDLEDKYTRAQVIDVASLDGDTVKFGATVTLIDEDTEEEKVWQIVGELEADVKQAKISVSSPIARALIGKAQGDTVEVAAPGGARSYEIGKVEFK, from the coding sequence ATGGAAAAGTTCCCCATGACCTTGGGCGGTTACCAGAAACTGGAAGCCGACCTTAAAAAACTAAAAAACGAAGAACGCCCGGCGGTGATACAGGCGATTGCGGAAGCGCGCGCGCATGGCGACCTTTCGGAAAACGCCGAATATCACGCCGCCAAGGATCGCCAGGGCTGGATTGAAAGCCAGATCGTCGATCTTGAGGATAAATACACCCGCGCCCAGGTAATTGATGTGGCCTCCCTCGATGGCGATACGGTCAAGTTCGGCGCTACGGTCACGCTCATCGACGAAGACACTGAGGAAGAAAAAGTCTGGCAGATTGTCGGCGAACTGGAAGCCGACGTGAAACAGGCGAAAATTTCCGTCTCCTCACCCATCGCCCGTGCGCTGATCGGCAAGGCGCAAGGCGACACGGTGGAAGTCGCGGCGCCCGGGGGCGCACGATCTTACGAAATCGGCAAAGTCGAATTTAAATAG
- a CDS encoding DUF1579 family protein gives MKKLVVVLSLLAAAFGSTATLAQQQQDNAHQLAMQRLTPLKGEFIVEGVRHTPDGEASLRKSEAKIEYILNGYGLQDRSEADMGTDAPVKLLTTLSYDPYRKVYRVSVLDDTFGLMDIYEGRFIEENILAVTNLRADTYFPLNDEGDRLHFMLRWDMSADVKKFDVLMTRDGGASWSPYFEMTYTPKK, from the coding sequence GTGAAAAAACTAGTCGTGGTTTTAAGCCTGCTGGCTGCAGCCTTTGGGTCGACTGCAACGCTCGCGCAGCAGCAACAAGACAATGCACATCAACTAGCGATGCAACGGCTTACCCCCCTTAAGGGCGAGTTCATTGTTGAGGGGGTGCGCCATACACCGGACGGTGAAGCGTCGTTGCGTAAATCAGAAGCAAAAATCGAATACATTCTCAATGGTTACGGCCTGCAGGATCGCTCCGAGGCCGACATGGGGACCGACGCGCCGGTCAAACTTCTCACCACCCTCAGTTATGATCCTTATCGCAAGGTCTATCGCGTAAGCGTCCTGGACGACACGTTCGGACTGATGGACATCTATGAAGGGCGCTTCATCGAAGAAAACATTCTAGCCGTCACCAACTTGCGCGCTGACACTTATTTTCCCCTGAACGATGAGGGCGACAGACTGCATTTCATGCTGCGTTGGGACATGTCCGCAGACGTCAAAAAGTTTGACGTACTGATGACAAGAGATGGCGGCGCTTCGTGGTCGCCCTATTTCGAGATGACCTACACGCCAAAGAAATAA
- a CDS encoding M13 family metallopeptidase, with protein sequence MKLKLICSVAAAALAACAMSACSQQEASQTEQGAQPGSQSAQLGDWGVELDQRDTSVEPGDDFNAYANGTWLKETEIPGDLARYGMFDQLRLDAEADIRAIVEELADKNSEQGSLEQKVGDFYASWMNVDRLDELGTVPLQSHLDAIYGIDTDEALMQAYASLHGDAPFGVGIIPDPADTTKYIAFVGQSGLGMPDRDYYLNEEDRFVEYREAYDDYVTSVFTLAGLDNPADRADAVIALETELASVHWSQQDSRDIQKIYNPMSQEQLSALAPEFDWPIILSEAGLSDVPTFVVAQTTAIDRAAEIFANTGLDTIKDYLAFHFINAQTQNLSTDFDDASFEFFGKTLQGTEEKRERWKRGVQQINAGLGEAVGQIYVERHFPPSYKAEMEQLVSNLTSALEVRLQENEWMDDETREQALLKLSTFEPRIGYTEIWTDYSPLEISKDSLLENALAITAFQWQEQLNRLGGPVDREIWPYPPQTVNASYNPLLNQITFPAGILQPPFFDPYADPAVNYGAIGAVIGHEIGHGFDDQGRRFDELGRIRDWWTDTANNRFQERADKLGAQYDSYEPIEGLNVNGTLTMGENIGDLGGLQMGYAAYHRYLDECCGGEAPVIDGLTGDQRFFLGWAQIWRAKMREDELRRRVLTDPHSPPQYRINGIVRNHDAWYEAFGVTEDDALYLPPEERVGIW encoded by the coding sequence ATGAAATTGAAATTGATCTGCAGCGTCGCCGCTGCAGCTCTTGCTGCTTGTGCGATGTCCGCATGTTCGCAGCAGGAAGCTTCGCAAACGGAACAAGGGGCTCAACCGGGCTCACAATCGGCGCAGCTTGGCGACTGGGGCGTCGAGCTTGATCAGCGCGATACTTCCGTCGAGCCGGGTGACGACTTTAACGCTTACGCAAACGGGACCTGGCTCAAGGAGACGGAAATTCCAGGCGATCTCGCCCGCTACGGCATGTTCGATCAGCTACGTCTCGACGCAGAAGCTGACATTCGCGCTATTGTGGAAGAATTGGCTGACAAGAATTCAGAGCAAGGCAGCCTTGAACAAAAAGTCGGCGACTTTTACGCGTCATGGATGAATGTGGACCGGCTCGACGAATTGGGTACAGTCCCGCTGCAATCACATCTTGATGCGATTTACGGTATTGATACTGACGAAGCGTTGATGCAGGCCTATGCAAGCCTTCACGGCGATGCGCCCTTCGGCGTCGGCATTATCCCCGACCCGGCAGACACGACAAAGTACATTGCCTTCGTTGGACAATCCGGTCTCGGCATGCCGGACCGCGATTATTATCTGAACGAGGAAGATCGCTTTGTTGAGTATCGAGAGGCTTATGACGACTACGTCACGAGCGTGTTCACCCTCGCCGGTCTCGACAATCCCGCAGATCGCGCCGACGCTGTCATAGCGCTCGAAACTGAACTCGCGAGCGTTCATTGGTCACAACAGGATTCGCGCGACATCCAGAAGATTTATAACCCCATGTCGCAGGAGCAGCTTTCCGCGCTCGCGCCGGAATTCGACTGGCCCATAATCCTGTCAGAAGCCGGCCTAAGCGATGTGCCCACATTCGTTGTTGCACAAACAACAGCTATTGACCGCGCCGCTGAGATCTTCGCCAATACGGGTCTCGACACCATCAAAGACTATCTGGCGTTTCATTTTATTAATGCGCAGACACAAAATCTCTCTACAGACTTCGACGACGCAAGTTTCGAGTTTTTCGGAAAAACCCTTCAGGGAACGGAAGAAAAGCGTGAACGCTGGAAACGCGGCGTACAACAGATCAATGCCGGTCTCGGCGAAGCGGTCGGGCAGATTTATGTCGAACGTCATTTTCCGCCAAGTTACAAAGCCGAGATGGAACAGCTCGTCAGCAATCTTACCTCAGCTTTAGAAGTAAGGCTTCAGGAAAACGAATGGATGGATGACGAAACGCGCGAACAGGCGCTGTTAAAGCTGTCAACATTCGAACCGCGCATTGGCTACACGGAAATATGGACGGACTACTCCCCGCTCGAAATCAGTAAAGACTCATTGCTGGAAAATGCATTGGCTATTACTGCGTTTCAGTGGCAGGAACAATTGAACCGTCTCGGCGGACCGGTTGACCGCGAAATATGGCCATATCCGCCGCAAACTGTGAACGCGTCTTACAACCCCTTATTAAACCAGATCACATTCCCGGCGGGCATTCTGCAACCGCCGTTCTTTGATCCGTATGCTGATCCGGCTGTCAACTATGGCGCTATCGGCGCTGTCATCGGCCACGAGATCGGTCACGGCTTTGACGATCAGGGCCGGCGGTTCGACGAGCTAGGCCGCATCCGCGACTGGTGGACCGATACGGCGAACAATCGCTTCCAGGAACGGGCTGACAAACTCGGCGCGCAATATGACAGCTATGAGCCTATTGAAGGCTTGAACGTCAACGGCACGCTGACCATGGGCGAGAACATTGGCGATCTCGGCGGGCTGCAGATGGGCTACGCTGCGTATCACCGTTATCTCGACGAGTGTTGCGGCGGCGAGGCGCCAGTCATCGATGGCCTCACAGGCGACCAGCGTTTCTTCCTGGGATGGGCGCAGATCTGGCGGGCCAAGATGCGTGAGGACGAACTGCGTCGCCGGGTTCTTACCGATCCACACAGCCCGCCCCAGTATCGGATCAACGGCATCGTGCGAAATCACGACGCCTGGTATGAAGCCTTTGGCGTTACCGAAGACGATGCGCTCTACCTGCCGCCGGAAGAGCGCGTAGGCATCTGGTAA
- a CDS encoding MBL fold metallo-hydrolase: MTNAQPQPPFQVRVVPVTPFQQNCSIIRAASGKAAVVDPGGEPDKILKAAEEFDATIEQIWLTHGHLDHAGGAEAVKRKTGAPIIGPHKEDTFWLDEIADHWARYGHPGMGENCAPDKWLNDGDTLELDGNEFGVVYTPGHTPGHVVIFHRQANLAFVGDVLFAGSIGRTDFPRGDHDTLINSITHKLWPLGDLQFVPGHGPASTFNRERQSNPFVADSITGYGGAETKPANEMDQKLSKRWQ, encoded by the coding sequence ATGACTAACGCACAACCACAGCCCCCGTTTCAGGTTCGCGTCGTTCCCGTAACGCCGTTCCAGCAGAACTGTTCCATCATCCGCGCCGCCAGCGGCAAGGCGGCGGTCGTCGATCCCGGCGGCGAACCGGATAAAATTCTGAAAGCCGCCGAAGAGTTCGATGCAACAATTGAACAGATCTGGCTGACCCATGGTCATCTCGATCACGCAGGCGGCGCTGAGGCGGTAAAACGCAAAACCGGCGCGCCGATTATCGGCCCGCATAAAGAAGACACTTTCTGGCTTGATGAAATCGCCGATCACTGGGCGCGTTACGGCCATCCGGGGATGGGCGAAAACTGCGCACCTGACAAGTGGCTGAATGACGGCGATACGCTTGAACTAGATGGCAACGAATTCGGCGTCGTCTACACACCTGGCCACACGCCGGGCCATGTGGTGATCTTTCACAGGCAAGCAAACCTGGCGTTCGTCGGCGATGTTCTTTTTGCCGGGTCAATCGGGCGGACTGATTTTCCGCGCGGCGATCACGACACGCTGATCAATTCAATTACTCACAAACTTTGGCCTTTGGGCGATCTGCAGTTCGTGCCCGGGCACGGACCTGCATCGACATTCAACCGCGAGCGGCAGTCCAACCCATTCGTCGCCGATTCCATTACTGGCTATGGCGGTGCGGAAACGAAACCGGCGAACGAAATGGATCAAAAACTGTCAAAGCGCTGGCAGTAA